The segment CGAAGGCGAAGGTGGCGTGGAAGGTCCGGCGCTCGAAGCGCACGCCTTCCGCCAAGGTCGTCTCCAGCGCGACCTTGACCGCTTCCTTGCAGACCCGTGTCACCGGCCGGCTCATGCCTGCGATCTTCCTGGCGATGCGAAGCGCCTCCTCCATCAATTCGGCCGCGGGCACCACCTTGGCAACCAGTCCGGCGCGCAAGGCCGTCTCCGCGTCGATGAACTCCCCGGTCAGGCACATGTACATCGCCAAGGACTTACCCACGGCACGGGTCAGACGCTGCGTACCGCCGGAGCCGGGAATTGTGCCGATCGTGATCTCGGGTTGACCGAACTGAGCGGTGTCGGAGGCAACGATCATGTCGGCCATCATCGCGACTTCGCAGCCGCCACCCAGCGCGAAG is part of the Algihabitans albus genome and harbors:
- a CDS encoding enoyl-CoA hydratase-related protein, with protein sequence MAYDYIATETQDAVAVITLNRPKALNALCAGLIAELGEALKGFDADPGIGCILITGSEKAFAAGADIKEMKDKTYQEVEAEDFITGDWEILATVRTPTVAAVSGFALGGGCEVAMMADMIVASDTAQFGQPEITIGTIPGSGGTQRLTRAVGKSLAMYMCLTGEFIDAETALRAGLVAKVVPAAELMEEALRIARKIAGMSRPVTRVCKEAVKVALETTLAEGVRFERRTFHATFAFDDRKEGMEAFAAKRKPVWTHR